Genomic DNA from Haloarcula rubripromontorii:
GACGAACGTCGTCGCCGGCGCAGTGCCCGGCCGCGGTGGGCAGGAAGTCGCCGGCGTGCCGGTGTTCGACACCGTCCAGGGCGCGGCCCGCGAAGCCGACGCGAACGCCGCCGTCGTGTTCGTCCCGCCGGCCTTCGCCGGCGATGCGTGCTTCGAGGCCCTCGACGCGAAGGGCATCGACCTCGTCGTCGCCATCACCGAGGGCATCCCGACCCAGGACATGGCCCGGGTCTACCGCAAACTGCAGGAGACCGACACGCACCTCGTCGGCCCGAACTGCCCCGGCGTCATCACGCCCGGCGTCGCCAAACTCGGCATCCTTCCGGGGAACATCTTCTCGTCGGGGAACGTCGGCCTCGTCTCCCGCTCGGGGACGCTGACCTACCAGGTCGTCGACAACCTCACCAACCGCGGCATCGGCCAGTCGACGGCCATCGGCATCGGCGGCGACCCGATCATCGGGACGGACTTCATCGGCGCGCTCGAACAGTTCGAAGCGGACCCCGACACCCACGCCGTCGTCATGTGCGGCGAAATCGGCGGCGAGGACGAGGAGGAGGCCGCCCGCTACATCGGCGAGCACATGGACACGCCGGTCGCCGGCTTCATCGCTGGTCGGACTGCGCCGCCCGGAAAGCGGATGGGTCACGCCGGCGCTATTGTCTCCGGCTCTGGCACCGGGACCGCACAGTCGAAGATCACCGCCCTAGAAGACAACGGCGTCCCGGTCGGTGACACACCCGAGGAAGTCGCCGATCACGTCGAGGACCTGCTGTAGGGCACCGTCGGTTTCTTATCATCCGTTTTCGTAACATCATGGGATGACGCCTGCTCGTGGGACCGTCTATCTCGTCGCCGGTCGCGAAGTGACTGCTCTAGCTGGAGCACTTTCCGAAGCGCTGACCACGGACGGGGCAACGGCCGAGGCGGTCCCAGACACGAGCGACGTACCGGACCGGCTGACTGACGAGAACATCAGAGGAGTCGTCATCAGTGATGACGGCGATTGTGACGGGGTTGCGGTATTCGAGGAACTGCGGGCAGCGGGGACCGATATCCCGATTGTACTCGTCGGGACCGACCCCGACCCGGACCGGGTCACCGAAGCGCTCCGGGCCGGCGTCACTGATTACGTGACCGCAGCGACGCCGGCAGCCCTGCTGGCCGCGAAACTCGAAGCGTACGCGACCCGGTGGCCGACTGACTGGTGGGTCGGTGCCAGCCAGTGGGACGATATTTCCAGCGGCGTCTCCCACGACGCGAAGAACCCGCTGAACGTCGTCATGGGCCGGCTGGAACTGCTTGACATCGGCGAGCCACACGAGGAACCGTTGCTTCGGTCCGTCACCCGAGTCGAGTCGCTGCTCACCGACCTTTCGCGTATCGGGAGCATCGCGTGCCCGGTCTCGAAGACCGAGACGTTTTCGCTGGCTGACGTAGCGAGAGAAATCTGGGCCGCAGCGAGCTACGAAGACGCGACGCTCGAAGTGACGACAGACGCGGCTATCGACGCCGAAAACGACC
This window encodes:
- a CDS encoding ATP-binding response regulator; the encoded protein is MTPARGTVYLVAGREVTALAGALSEALTTDGATAEAVPDTSDVPDRLTDENIRGVVISDDGDCDGVAVFEELRAAGTDIPIVLVGTDPDPDRVTEALRAGVTDYVTAATPAALLAAKLEAYATRWPTDWWVGASQWDDISSGVSHDAKNPLNVVMGRLELLDIGEPHEEPLLRSVTRVESLLTDLSRIGSIACPVSKTETFSLADVAREIWAAASYEDATLEVTTDAAIDAENDRLQLLLRELFDNAVAHTEGPVTVTVGDTESGFYVADDGPGIPESDRDNVFEQGFGTTREGEGYGLFLVDTAARAHGWTVSVRDSESGGTRIDVTTV
- the sucD gene encoding succinate--CoA ligase subunit alpha; translated protein: MSVLVDEDTRVVVQGITGGEGKFHTEQMLEYGTNVVAGAVPGRGGQEVAGVPVFDTVQGAAREADANAAVVFVPPAFAGDACFEALDAKGIDLVVAITEGIPTQDMARVYRKLQETDTHLVGPNCPGVITPGVAKLGILPGNIFSSGNVGLVSRSGTLTYQVVDNLTNRGIGQSTAIGIGGDPIIGTDFIGALEQFEADPDTHAVVMCGEIGGEDEEEAARYIGEHMDTPVAGFIAGRTAPPGKRMGHAGAIVSGSGTGTAQSKITALEDNGVPVGDTPEEVADHVEDLL